The Coffea arabica cultivar ET-39 chromosome 6e, Coffea Arabica ET-39 HiFi, whole genome shotgun sequence genome contains the following window.
TATGATATGTAGACAAGGAATGTCATACAGCTAACAATGACTCCACTACCAAAGAGAAAACTATAGCTTTTATGAAGGAAGCCATCAACTTTCAGTCTAAACAACCAAAATAGAAAATCTGCAGGTGTGTAAGGTACatcaatttatttttgaatCCAAAGCCTTCATTTCTGCAACAATCCATACTCGCTCAAACGCCAGCATTCCTCATCCAACCATGAAATAGAAACAAGAAAGATTGAAAAGTAATTATGATGCattcttatttgttttctcTAAGTGAAACATAATTAAAGCTAGAAAAGACATAACAAAAGACAGAGAGATGTCACCTAATGAAGTATTAACAATTTTACTCTTCTAATCTCTAACTATTTCACCTCTCTTTTTGTCTAAATTTACAGATCCAGAAAAACTTGTTAGATTGATATAATTGTCCAACTCataaatttcaaaacaacaatACCCAAGCTTAACAAAGAAAAAGCATAATGTTGATACAATCTTCAATTTACAAAAGATGACTTTTTCAGTTTGCATATGAACAATACCAtaatttaagaaataaattcCGAGTTCTCTACATCTGATAACAGTAACTTATCCAGGTTTCAACAGACTAGAGAAAATAACCCCTTGGAAATTTCCAAGAATGCAAAATTCATATATGAAATGATTTCCAATCTCGTGTTTATTTGATGGTATAGATAGCAAATGCATCAGTTATAAGCTGAAAAACATTATCAGAACTATTAACTGTAAGGCAACCTTTGATCAgcagaaagaaaagaagcatGGACAATATTCCTTGTTCTTGAGAAGGGGTAAGCATGACGACAACAGCAGATACCAAACTTGTTTCAGACTAAAATCTCTTGCAAGCCAGCATATGGACAAATAATGCATGGTATTTCTCTTGATTTTGTTTTCTGCCTTAAGTTTGTTGAGAACCACATTTCTTTTACAGAAGTCTCGAGaactaaaaacaaaataaagattCACTAAAGTAATAACTCCGATAAAACTTTCACGTATTAAGTTGTCAAGAGGCTTAGCATACCTGATGCCAAGCTGCAGACTAAGCATTAGATCATAGCTCTCGTGCCCTTTAATTATTGTTTCACCCAGTCTCTTCATCTCCCTTGCAAGTTTCTTTTGTCGCCTTCGCACTCTTTTGGATGATGGTGAAAAGCTGTCATTAATTACAAGTTCACTGATTAAGACACCTTGCATGTATTCTCGTTCCAAGATCGGAGAATTTCTATCATCCTCATATTCTCTGCCATCCAGAGAAAAATCATGACCAATAACTTTCTCAATTGCCACCTCAAGGCTCCAACGTCTTTCCAAAGAAACATTTGTGGAGCGAGACTGCTCTAGATTCAGCAGGTTTCCGTTGGCAGATTTATAAGATGAATTCCGACAAGATCCTTGGTTCCCACCAACTTTGACTGCCCCCAGATCAACAGAATAAGTATGGTGAATATGTGAAACCTGATTTTGTTTACTTAAATCTGGAAGCAACCCTCGTTTTCTTAAAGCATTAAGGTACATTTCCTGACCAGCAGGAAGTCTACCGCCTTTTGGATAAAATGCTCCTTTTCCATCCTTCAGACCTCGAGTCCAGGTCCCAATATAGCAGCCTCCATCACTCCATGTGTATATCCCAAACCCATGCATCATACCATTCAACCAGTTTCCCTCGTAAGAGTCCTCATTGGTCCAGGTTAGAGTTCCTTTCCCTGACATATTTCCTCCTTTAAGATTCCCCAAGTACACATTTCCATTAGCCCATGTGTACTTGCCAGGTCCTTCTGGACTTCCCTGAATCCAAGCTCCTTCAAATACATCTCCATTGGGATATGCTTGATACCCTAAACCGTGTTTAAGGCTCAGCCGCCAACGCCCCTTATAGGTGATCTTACCACGTCCAGTATATGTTCCTGTGCCATGCATATAACCACCTGAAAAATCACCTTCGTAAACAGCACCAGAAGGCCATTGAAGCTTTCCATATCCATGCCTCATCCCACATCTCCATTCACCCTCATATTTGCAACCCTCTGACCATATATATTTACCTGAGCCCTCAGGTACACTACTGAGCAAGGAGCCAGAGTATGATTCTCCATTTGGCAGTAAGAGCTCTCCAACCGTAAAGGAAGGGTTCTCAGAAGTTGTATGAGAAACTTCCCCATTTGCCAATTTTAATGAGCGATTACTTTCACCAAGCGATGAGCCATTAAGAGATAATGTCCTGTCTGATAAAGAATGTGCCCCTTCAACGCCGTCAACTGTGGCCACAGGGCCAGACATGCATAATTTGAAAAGGCGCCAAGTCCTGTACTAGCAGAATGGTACCCAAAGCCTTATCATCAGCTAATTCCGCGCATCTAACACAAAAATTTACACAATCCAGGATGATTTGATCTGTCAGACGAGAGAGAGCAATTAAAGCACCATAGTATTTCAAAGCTGCTAGCTTTAATGGTCACAAAACCACAAACATAAAACCCACTTAGAGGTAATGGTTCGAGTCCATGATCAACATAGGAAAAGTGAAGATAGGAAATGATAACTTGTGTAATTTTGTAGATCTTCTGTATCCTAATGTATTAGCAAAGTTCGGAAGCCAACTTTGCCATTGCTTTTCACTCGCGGGATGTAAAGTGTATACAACCAAATTGATATATCTATGTCTGAAGCCATTATGAAAGGTTTGTAATGAAATTCAAGATGACAAGGAATACGTTATGGCATTTCCCAAGACAAATTCTTTAAGTGTATAGGCAGAAGGTATCAACACTGACATTCATGAGTCATACTCCTTGAGTATTGTCTCATACAGGCTTTAAAACCAAGTTTCCACATGCAGTGATTCTCATACAATTTCCAGTTTTCCACTATATCAATTAGAAACATTCAGAACTGCAGCAGCTATTACACAAACACCTGATGTGATGTCTTCCCTCTACTGGTAACCACGGAAATTCCCACAAATTTGACTatcatgataaaaaaaaaaaaaatcacctctGCAAGCCCAAAGCGCAACCTCTACTTTCACATAATTAATGAGGTCAAATTGCTTGCAATCCCCTAATAACTCCAGGCAATCACCAGCTAACAAGTACTTTTGAGAGGACAAGTCAAATCCCCATTGAACTAAACCTCAATGAGCATCTTAAAGCACACATTTCTTTAATTATAAGAAATTCCAGATCAAGCTCTTGACACTTGCCAAAGCATTTCTTCTTTCCTATTTGAACAGCTTCAAGCATCTCACAACCAATGAAAGTCGAGAAATATCCCCAATGACTTCGCAAATAGAACAATTTGTTTAAATATCTTGGTTATAAGATTTTAATTCAACCTCCTATATCTTGTCGGACTTTCTCCTCGAtgcattttaattatttttataccAAGAAATCCATTTTGTTTTCGTACGAATAAGTAAATAAGTTCCGGATTACCGTGATCACttgcaagaaaattttttttatagttcTTCATGTTTCACATACAAGTCAAActattggaaaaaaattttaaaacaaagtGAGAAAATAAATCTTCGGTAACGTCCTTCATCCACATGCTAATTATAGAGTCGTCGTCACCTTTTATCAGCAGCATTTTTTTCCCCTGCGAAATTTCAGAGAATACAGGAACCACAAACAATAAAATGCACATACTACTTACTGCCTCCATTGtttcaaacaacaaaataaaaaaccaCTTAACCACGcacaaaaagggggaaaaaaaaaggtcaatACAGATGAttaggcaaaagaaaaaaacaacgtCGCAGTTTCGAATTTTTACTAATACAGAGCCACAACTCGCAGGATAAAGCAAAAACTGAAATGTACATAGCGTGTATAACCATCATAtaagggagagagagtgagaAGAGAGTACCTGAAAAGAAGACAAAAAGGAGAGGGAAATTGAGAGTGGAAGTCGAGGATGATGACGTCCAGCTGCTTTTCAGTTTCTTTGTGTTCTGCCTTTTGGACTCTGGGGAATTTCTCGGCTCTCTTTCTGAAGAAGACTgatgaaaagagagaaaaagcaaaTCAAAATGGATCGAATCCCCAAGTGGTAAACGACCTGCGACTGCGAAGGCTATAAAATATACACACAAAAATCTCCTCCAAGACGAAAAAGGGAGACTTGTTTGTGGCTATCCACTTACCATATATGCCACTAGTCTTTTAACCACCGTTACTTGATTTCATTTGACATTTCACATTTGCATCTTTGCGCGTCAATTTTTGTGGAGTCGCTTTCAAGCGTGATGCCAGATATTTGTTGTGCGCTAGTATGAGATTGATGACCATTAAATGACTGTTAtgccctttattttttttaaattttaattttactttctgttttttgtctctttttcattttgtttgatttttctccattattttcttgacttgtgAAGTTAATCTAAAACACTTTGGAAATTTGGTTAATAAATCAAATAcataatcatatcttaagctaagatattatagtaattattttccatgtctttcattttcttatAATGGTTTACGCTTATACCTTATTCTGAAGATTTATACATATATTCCATATGGGGCTGTTGCTTATAGCAATTTTCTTTGCTTCTCCTTTTGTTCCAATAAATTGGTTAACTTGGATTAATCATCCTCTGATATGCAAAAGCTGAGATGTTCAAAAGACACCTTAATCGCTCTATCCtaattgcaaaattttcttttttgacaTATTTCACATGagacctttcttttcttttccccctcccatgatattttttattaaCTTCTTAATTAGGCGTTTTATCGAACATCACAAAATATTTAGGATAAAATTCCCCTTGCATATGATATGGAAACAATAATCCGTGCGTTTGAATAGGagtagattatttgaaatattatttggaataattactgtaacgctttttatgatgtaatatatgtgagataaaaaactGTATTGAAACAAATAATTTGGAGCCTTTCATACAATTATTGCACCGTatttttttctaacaaaacaaTGGAATTACGGTTAAGTATATAAAAATTGACTTGCCCTCTCTCCAATTTAATACTAGTAACTTGCACCGGAGGCATCCACCAATTAGAGTCTTTGAGGTGGTAACCGGCGAGACCGggtgaataattttgtgaaggaCAGCGGACAGCTATTTTATTATTCTGATAGAGACGCTTGGGTCCCCGATGTAAAGTTAATTAGTGATAAGTGCTTAGGTGCCCTTAAGCATCCTACAAAATTGCACGAATTTAAAACTTGTGTATGCCCATAGGAGGACAAGAAACAATTTTCTGTATGATACAACAACCTAATCCAATGACAAATAATTCTGTACCTTTCTGAGGCAAAATGCCAAAACTTTTCTGCTTTTAAGTTGCATTAAGAATACGAGAACATTAATCAAATAAACGACTAGTTGCACTAGTTGATAACTAAATTAGCACTACTTTAGTGGGGATTAGATGGTAGGATTAGGCATTGACAGCCAGGTCTATTCTATTCTCATTAAAAAGGTGCAATTTGCAAGAATGTGGAATATTTAAGTTTAACGGCTAGAGAGTAGAGACCTGACATCTGCACCACAATAACCATCATAACTTTTTTGTGTCtgaatttgaaaacaaaaaagttgATTCACTTTTTTTGGTAAACCAATATGGCTGGCGTCGAGGcatttgattgattcactttTTTTGGTAAACCAATATGGCTGGCGTCGAGGCATTTGACGTAGTTGATAATCGTCTCCAAATAAACTACTCCATTTGAAGGTAGCTGCATTAATTGGCATAAAGATGCTGGGAGCATTTTACGGAATGGCTCCATCCCATTGGAAGAAGGATGGAGTTTTATACTAGACCTTTATAAATGTTTATTCGGCGACAAGAGAGAATTCGATATTATATAAGGCTGGTGGTCACCACCAATacattaaaatttggtgtcaattTGTCACAATTAAAT
Protein-coding sequences here:
- the LOC113695072 gene encoding phosphatidylinositol 4-phosphate 5-kinase 9 isoform X1; translation: MSGPVATVDGVEGAHSLSDRTLSLNGSSLGESNRSLKLANGEVSHTTSENPSFTVGELLLPNGESYSGSLLSSVPEGSGKYIWSEGCKYEGEWRCGMRHGYGKLQWPSGAVYEGDFSGGYMHGTGTYTGRGKITYKGRWRLSLKHGLGYQAYPNGDVFEGAWIQGSPEGPGKYTWANGNVYLGNLKGGNMSGKGTLTWTNEDSYEGNWLNGMMHGFGIYTWSDGGCYIGTWTRGLKDGKGAFYPKGGRLPAGQEMYLNALRKRGLLPDLSKQNQVSHIHHTYSVDLGAVKVGGNQGSCRNSSYKSANGNLLNLEQSRSTNVSLERRWSLEVAIEKVIGHDFSLDGREYEDDRNSPILEREYMQGVLISELVINDSFSPSSKRVRRRQKKLAREMKRLGETIIKGHESYDLMLSLQLGIRYTVGKITPIQRREVRASDFGTRASFWMNFPKEGSQLTPPHQSEDFKWKDYCPMVFRNLREMFKIDAADYMMSICGNDALRELSSPGKSGSVFFLSQDDRFMIKTLRKSEVKVLLRMLPSYHHHVQKYENTLITKFFGLHRIKPSSGQKFRFVVMGNMFCTELRIHRRFDLKGSSLGRSADKVEIDENTILKDLDLNYCFFLEPSWRESLLKQIEIDSKFLESQHIMDYSLLLGVHYRAPQHLRSLMSTSRRMTADGLEIVAEEEAMEDEISPQGLILVPRGGDDNGVVVGSHIRGSRLRTSSATGNEEVDLLLPGTASRLQIQLGVNMPARAEHTPGNDDNQIFHEAYDVVLYLGIIDILQEYNITKKIEHAYKSIQFDSISISAVDPTFYSQRFLEFIQKVFPPNTVAN
- the LOC113695072 gene encoding phosphatidylinositol 4-phosphate 5-kinase 9 isoform X2, whose translation is MSGPVATVDGVEGAHSLSDRTLSLNGSSLGESNRSLKLANGEVSHTTSENPSFTVGELLLPNGESYSGSLLSSVPEGSGKYIWSEGCKYEGEWRCGMRHGYGKLQWPSGAVYEGDFSGGYMHGTGTYTGRGKITYKGRWRLSLKHGLGYQAYPNGDVFEGAWIQGSPEGPGKYTWANGNVYLGNLKGGNMSGKGTLTWTNEDSYEGNWLNGMMHGFGIYTWSDGGCYIGTWTRGLKDGKGAFYPKGGRLPAGQEMYLNALRKRGLLPDLSKQNQVSHIHHTYSVDLGAVKVGGNQGSCRNSSYKSANGNLLNLEQSRSTNVSLERRWSLEVAIEKVIGHDFSLDGREYEDDRNSPILEREYMQGVLISELVINDSFSPSSKRVRRRQKKLAREMKRLGETIIKGHESYDLMLSLQLGIRYTVGKITPIQRREVRASDFGTRASFWMNFPKEGSQLTPPHQSEDFKWKDYCPMVFRNLREMFKIDAADYMMSICGNDALRELSSPGKSGSVFFLSQDDRFMIKTLRKSEVKVLLRMLPSYHHHVQKYENTLITKFFGLHRIKPSSGQKFRFVVMGNMFCTELRIHRRFDLKGSSLGRSADKVEIDENTILKDLDLNYCFFLEPSWRESLLKQIEIDSKFLESQHIMDYSLLLGVHYRAPQHLRSLMSTSRRMTADGLEIVAEEEAMEDEISPQGLILVPRGGDDNGVVVGSHIRGSRLRTSSATGNEEVDLLLPGTARLQIQLGVNMPARAEHTPGNDDNQIFHEAYDVVLYLGIIDILQEYNITKKIEHAYKSIQFDSISISAVDPTFYSQRFLEFIQKVFPPNTVAN